TTTTAGGATATTTTGCAAAATACGTTTTTAAAGAGAAAATCCACGACAAAACGCTTGTGATTTTTTCCGTTTATATCTTTCAACCCTTTCTTGCCCTTTGGGGTATCTTGCAAAAACCGATCAATTTTGATTTGGCCATGGCACCAGTTATCTTTTTTACCATCTCTTCTGTAATTATCCTAATTAATATCCTTTTAGCAAAAAGACTCTTCTCCTCTTTGCAAGATCGATCGATCTTTACAGTAGCAAGTGTGATAGGAAATACCGGAAATCTTGGTGTTCCTCTGGGTATTGCCATTTTTGGCGAGGCTTCCGTACCCTATACAACACTCATTAATCTTGCCAATGTGATCATTGTCTATACCTTTGGAGTCTACTTCTATTCCAGAGGAAATTTCAATGTCAAAGACTCCATTCTCAATATCATCAAACTCCCTGTACTTTGGTTTACTGCACTTGCAGTCATACTCAATCTTTTGCAGTATCACCCCTCCCCATCCATCGACAAATCTTTGCAGATGGGCGCGTATACGAGTATGGTGGTCCAACTGCTCATTTTTGGCATCTATCTTTATTCAGTGCATCTCAAAACCATCGACTTGAAACTCATAAGCTCTATTACATTAATCAAATTCGTTTTCATTCCCTTGATTGCCTTTTTCATCTTGTCTGCTTTACCAATCGAACCTTTTACAAAAGGGGTTCTTTTTATGGAACTCATGATGCCTTTGGCAGTTGCCAACGTCAATCTGGCAGCTCTTTATGAATGTAAATCAACGCAAGTGACCGCAGCCGTTTTTGTAACATCCCTTCTCTTTTTGATACTCATCTTTTTCTATCTTCCACTCCTGCACCATTTATGGCAACAGTGAGTGTGCTATAATTGCCCAAAAAGTTGAGAGGTAATGAAGAGGATTTTAATTACCAACGATGATGGATTTGAATCACTTGGACTTCGTGCACTCATAGAAGCCCTGCGAGATATCGCACAATTAACCATTGTCGTTCCAGCCAATGAAAAGAGTGCATGCGGTCATAGCCTTACCCTTACAAAACCCCTTCGATTCGTGGAAATCGAAGACAATTTCTACAAACTTGAGGATGGTACGCCGACTGATTGCGTATATCTCGCCCTCAGCTCTCTCTATCCTGATGGCGAAAAACCGGATATTATCGTCAGCGGTATCAACAGAGGTGCCAATATGGGAGAGGATATCACCTACTCCGGGACTGTGGCTGGCGCGATGGAGGGAGCAATCTATGATATTCCATCTATCGCCATCTCTCAAGTGTGCAACTCCAACTGTGAAGAGACAGAAATGGAAGTAGGATATGAGCAGGCAAAATATGTCGCTCGCGATTTGGTGGAAAAAATATTTCAGCAAGGCTGGCCAGCAGGTCACAGAAGATGCCTCAATGTCAACGTTCCACCCACAAAAGAGTTCAAAGGATATAAAATTACAAGGGCGGGATACCGAGTCTATTTCAATCAGGCGCACCTGCACAGAAATCCCAGAGGAATCGAGTACTGGTGGCTGGGCCTTCATCCTTTGGATTGGATACCGGGTAAAGAGAGAGATTGCGATTTTGAAGCGGTCAAGGAGGGTTTTGTCTCCATTACTCCGATCAAAGCGGATCTCACAGCCTATGAAGAGATACCAAAATTAAAGAGTTGGCTATGAGATTTGAACGTTGTCGGATGCTTTTTGGCAAAGATTTTGAAAAACTGCAAAAAGCAAAAGTGCTCATTTTAGGTGTTGGAGGCGTGGGGAGTTTTGCTTTGGATTGTCTCTATCGAAGTGGCGTGCACAATATAACAATCGTCGATTTTGATAGATACGATCCTACCAATCAAAACAGGCAAATAGGTTCTGAACATGTTGGAGAAGTAAAAGTTGAAGTGCTTCAAAAACTCTATCCGGGTATCGAAGCGATTGATGCGAAAATTGATCAAAAGTGGATCGAAAATTTCGATTTTGAACCCTATGATCTTGTGATTGATGCGATCGATGACAGACATGCAAAAGTGGCACTGGCTCTAAAGGTATGGCCAAAACTCATCTCATCCATGGGAAGTGCAAAAAGATGTGATCCAACAAAAATAGAAGCGACGACTATTTGGAAAACACATGGCGATCCCTTTGCAAGAAAGATTCGATATGAACTGAAAAAGGCCGGCTTTAAAGGAAACTATACCGTGATATTTAGTCCAGAAGAACCAAAATGTAAAGAGAAGGGAAGTTTTGTGGGCGTTACCGGAAGCTTCGGCCTTGCAGTGTGTTCAAAAGCGATAGAGAAAATCATCGATGCAAAAAAATAATCTTTTTTGCATCAGCTCCTTTTAGCTTCTTACAGGAACGCAAATACGCCGTTGGATAATTCTTCTTTGTTTGATGTAAAAACTTTTTTGCTTCTTTCAAGTTTTTATATGGTCCTGATACAAACTTGTACCAGTTATTGTGCTGATATATTACGCCCAGCCTGTATTTTTTGAAAAAACGCCTATCTTCATCTCCATGAATCTCTTTTTGTGTAGAATGGATAATACACCATCCTGCAAATATATGTATACATGATAAAAAGATAACAAATATGATACGCATCTGCCCCCGTGTGATTTTGTATCTTAAGTATATTTAGGCTATATTTAAAATATGGTTAAAAGAGACGCGTTTACACTATACGAACTCATTATTGTCATTGTCACGATTGGCATATTGGCTGCTGTGGCGATTCCAAGACTTAAAACAAATACGCTACAAGAAGAGACAATGCAAGTAGTGGATTTTATTCGTTATACTCAACATCTTGCTATGGTTGATGATAAATACGATCCTTCAGACCCTAACTGGCAACAGAAAGCTTGGTGCATTCAAGTCAATGAGAATAATCTCTCAATTTTTAGCGGAAACGTTTATGCAAAAGACCCTATAACAAATAAGGAAATTACCGGAGGATTAAAAGACAATTCAAACAGGGATTTTCAAATCACCCTTTCTCCTCACACTACAATATGCTTTGATGAACTAGGAAGGCCCTATCAATCCAATAATAATGATATCAAATACAACCATCTCCTACGAAATATTCTCAAAATCACAGCTAGCTATGAAGGAAAAGAGATAAATATTTCCATCCAGCCCGAAACGGGTTTTGTATCTTTGCAATGATCTCATGCTATCTCATATGAAAATCGACATGAACGTATAAAGCAATTTTTTAAAAAAGTGAAAGAATCATTTAATATATACAATACGATTAATAGGAAATTTTGAGAGATATGAGCAGATAAGAGCAGCAGAGTCGGATGCAGCATATCAAGAGCCATGGAGAAAAAAAGCAAAAAAATATATATCAGCAATACTGATGAATTAATGAAAAGATTGGATAAAACACTTCATCTATAATAAGAACCCCCCTACCATCCAAGCTTGAGACTGCATAAACCCAAGGAAATCCAAAGCGTACAATTTCGTTTTGGTCCCCATTAGTTTAAAATCGTCAAAGATCCTATGCTAACCTATAAAGAGATGATCTTACTCGATATTGGCAGTCATGATGTGGTGTATTGAGAATTGATGTATATAATAAATAGAAAATCGTGGTGCGACAGAGACGCACCGATTAAATTTCTATAATACCTATAATACGGTACTTTAAGGAAATAATTTATATTTTTGTACCGCATCATGTACCGCAAAAAATCATCAACGCAAATAGAATTAAAATAGATTTTT
The Nitratiruptor sp. SB155-2 genome window above contains:
- a CDS encoding AEC family transporter; translation: MIGTLVSIGAIYIFIVLGYFAKYVFKEKIHDKTLVIFSVYIFQPFLALWGILQKPINFDLAMAPVIFFTISSVIILINILLAKRLFSSLQDRSIFTVASVIGNTGNLGVPLGIAIFGEASVPYTTLINLANVIIVYTFGVYFYSRGNFNVKDSILNIIKLPVLWFTALAVILNLLQYHPSPSIDKSLQMGAYTSMVVQLLIFGIYLYSVHLKTIDLKLISSITLIKFVFIPLIAFFILSALPIEPFTKGVLFMELMMPLAVANVNLAALYECKSTQVTAAVFVTSLLFLILIFFYLPLLHHLWQQ
- the surE gene encoding 5'/3'-nucleotidase SurE; amino-acid sequence: MKRILITNDDGFESLGLRALIEALRDIAQLTIVVPANEKSACGHSLTLTKPLRFVEIEDNFYKLEDGTPTDCVYLALSSLYPDGEKPDIIVSGINRGANMGEDITYSGTVAGAMEGAIYDIPSIAISQVCNSNCEETEMEVGYEQAKYVARDLVEKIFQQGWPAGHRRCLNVNVPPTKEFKGYKITRAGYRVYFNQAHLHRNPRGIEYWWLGLHPLDWIPGKERDCDFEAVKEGFVSITPIKADLTAYEEIPKLKSWL
- a CDS encoding tRNA threonylcarbamoyladenosine dehydratase, with the translated sequence MRFERCRMLFGKDFEKLQKAKVLILGVGGVGSFALDCLYRSGVHNITIVDFDRYDPTNQNRQIGSEHVGEVKVEVLQKLYPGIEAIDAKIDQKWIENFDFEPYDLVIDAIDDRHAKVALALKVWPKLISSMGSAKRCDPTKIEATTIWKTHGDPFARKIRYELKKAGFKGNYTVIFSPEEPKCKEKGSFVGVTGSFGLAVCSKAIEKIIDAKK
- a CDS encoding SPOR domain-containing protein — translated: MRIIFVIFLSCIHIFAGWCIIHSTQKEIHGDEDRRFFKKYRLGVIYQHNNWYKFVSGPYKNLKEAKKFLHQTKKNYPTAYLRSCKKLKGADAKKIIFLHR
- a CDS encoding pilus assembly FimT family protein — protein: MVKRDAFTLYELIIVIVTIGILAAVAIPRLKTNTLQEETMQVVDFIRYTQHLAMVDDKYDPSDPNWQQKAWCIQVNENNLSIFSGNVYAKDPITNKEITGGLKDNSNRDFQITLSPHTTICFDELGRPYQSNNNDIKYNHLLRNILKITASYEGKEINISIQPETGFVSLQ